In Cherax quadricarinatus isolate ZL_2023a chromosome 34, ASM3850222v1, whole genome shotgun sequence, the genomic stretch TGTCATATATAAATGGCTTATTCCTGTAAGATATAATGGAGAAAATATCTCTTGAATGCCTTACTTTTAGAATTTTATAAGGCTGTATTACATTATTTATTAAAATATGAATATAAAGTTAAGTTTAAGAACGAAACTTCACGTAAGCCGAATTACGTTAAAATGTATTAAAAATAAATATTCCCCTCACAACCCGTTTTTAAAGACAATAACAAACCTGTTTGGGCTCAGGTGTCGCTGCTGTTACTCTCTAACTCTGAGGCAACAATAAAAAAGTTAAATTTCCACCACAAACTTCTACAGATCATCTGTCAGTGATCAGAATCACCTGATCtatcagtgtactgtgatgaccGAGAAGTTATGTTTGAGAGAGCGCATCGAGGAGATATGGAGGGCGGGAGAGGAGCTGGGCCTCACCTGCACCGATATTGACAATGTGTTCACCTCAGTGTtcagagaagagagggagaaggaagcCATAAGAGCTAACAGCCAAAACCTGAAGGATAATAACGGTGGAAAGAAGAGAGGATTATGGAAGGTCGGCTCTTACCTAAAAATGGCCACCAAATTCATTGTCTGTTTTGCTCTTCTCTGCACCGTAATTTTTCTCGTTATTTCCCTTCACAACCCAACGAGAAAATTTGTGACTCGTAATATTCAAGATATGATCTACCCAGTAATGACTATGTTGAGATATATAGCCTTGCCTCTCCTCGCCAAGTACCCCTACTTGACTCAATGGTACTCTGAGGAGTGCTTGGTGGCCAATACTTTCTTCGACCAACTGAACATTAATTGCACGTCCTGTAGTGAAAATTTGCAACTTGTAAAAGTCTCGGATCTGAGCAATTTTACTGATGTATACTATAATAATGGACAGGTATTGATTGTAACTGATGCTGTGCTTCATGAAACGTCCTGGATGGATTTAGCTGAAAAAATAGATATTAATCAAGAAGCTGAACTTGGTGctttgaaagtttttttttccaagtcAGAAGTTAATGCAAATTATTTACAACAGATTGTGAAGAGAGAAGCAATTAGTAGTGATATTCACATTGAGTGGAAAATTAACAAGCTCGAAACGTTACATATTGTTCGGCAAATCTTTCCCAGACTTTATTTCATACCATCAGAAACAGAAGTTGCTCTTTATCGGTTTTTGTTTACAGATGGTCCAGACTCTCATTCCTATCATTTACCTTTAACAGAGTTTGCTAATGTTGTACTTGTACAGGGAGAAGGATCAAGTTCTCTCACCTTATTTCCATCTCACCATTGTGAAAATACTTGTAATTCAATTTCAGTTACATTAGAAGCAACACAAGTTTTATTTTTTAACTGGATATATTGGAGACCTGTTAGAGTTGGAGGCAGGCACATTTCAACACTTGCAATGAGTTCATTTTACTAGTGTGTCCAACAATTTAATAAAAAGAAAGAGTCAGTAGCAACAAGTGTGAAACATTGTGTAAATACTCCTAGTAGGGTGGAACCTTTTTTTACATTGTGAGCAAGACCTACTTTGCTTGTAGGCCTACAGCAGTGCTCCACTAgtcattcctcaggtgctgtctGACttgtatgggtttagtgctttccctgattataataataatgtaattgttAGCATTTTGTTATATTGTAAAGTACTTGAGAAAACTTGTATTGTAAAATATACTGTATAAGACATTCACAATATGCAGCATTTTCTTTATTGAAAGTAGATTTGCTTTTCACCACTTGTCTTTACCAGTCAGCTTTCATAATATGTAAAGTATATTGTAGAGgaatttataataaaaaaataagaagCTTTGGTTTGCACACATACCTAACTACATGTATATgacttgagtttttttttttttgtattaattgAATATTAACAACAAATGTCATCTACTTttcttttaaaaaaataaaatttgcgTAAATGTTAAGAAGTTGtacattaacatttttttttttaattttccatgAGCTCTCATTAGCAATTGATAAATTTTAATGCAAATACTGTTTGAAAATAGAAAATGTattgatatacatgtatatctaaCTAATCATTTGCATTAGTCTTTAATAAAGAGTAATACAGAATAACATCATTGAATTACTTTTGTTTTGTTTAGACTTGAGGCATTTTTTGCccttcaagagaggttccttgataccATTGAATGGCTTTTGATTCAAGTAACTGAACCTGTCCTCCCCTACTTTGACTCagacctgaatgccttccatgcttgaggtgctatatgacccctatgagtttagcTTTTTCCTTAATATAATACTAAAACACATTATGCAAGTAATGAGTGAGGAAGACTTCACTTGTTTTATTGATTTATTAATTTCATGAATGGAACATAATAAGGATAAGATAACAGTGCTGTAaaacccttgtcggtttagcacctggttatgattataattataattattattattattattattataatcaagggggaagcgctaaacccggaggattatacagcgcctgggggggggatgtggaaggcattcaggcttaattcgaggaactggagcacagatccaattccctaaatcaagagcccctcaccaacatcaaggaaccttccttgaggggataattATAATGAGGTAAGTGATATTACCAAACAATAAGGAAATTAATCAATTTCATTAATAAAGCAATTGTTTTACTGACTAGCGAATCATCTCCCCAGTGTGGTGAGGAGCATGATTTTCAGGGCCCTTCATGTGGGTTTCCCAAGGCAGTGCCTCATCCAAGGAATTAGGATTGCCCTCTTCCTGGGATCCAACCTGAATGCTTCCCATTTCACCAGGCTCTATATGACCCTTGAGGATTAAGAGCTTTCccttaaatgtaataataatttagtATTTGCTAATACATTTTTACCCCCTACTGGTCAATATCATATAACAAGCTTATACAATATATTTAACACCAGTCTCAGATTTTCACTCAGCAGACAACACTGAGCTGAGGGGGGAAAAAATCAGAGGACTCCACTAGAAAGATGTCGCAGTGACTTTATTGGATTATCATCAAATATAATCATCATAAATCAAGTATAATTTTCATCAGCAGTAGCtgacactgttgctgctgacacttgctgctgctgacactgttgctgctgacgacaatgttgctgctgctgttgctgctgctaacaACTGGCTACTATAGTAAGAGGTTTGGACCGTCCAGCTCACACTTCTTGTATAATTCACGTTTCACTTAGCTAGCCTTATAATTAATACTTAAACATGGAAAACTTCCCACAAATTGTATTCACTTTATTTAACCTGACCCGGCATAGATACAGTTGGactttattatattaataatgtaGATGCAATAATGCGATAAACCTATTATATACGAGTAAAGAATTCCGGACACATATATTTAGTAAGTTTTAATTTAGattttgctgtatagtccttgtggcttagcgcttcttttttattataataattaatttagatttggacatatatatatatatatatatatatatatatatatgtatatatatatatatatataaatattttggtagtaggttggtagacagcaaccacccagggaagtactaccgtcctgccagatgactgtgaaacaaaaacctgtaactgttttgcatgatggtaggattgctggcttctttttctgtctcataaacacgctaagataacagggatatcttgctactcctacttacactttggtcacacttcacagacacgcacatgcatatatatatatacatacatctaggtttttctcctttttctaaatagctcttgttctttttttatttcttctattgtccatggggaagtggaaaagaatctttcctccgtaagccatgcgtgtcgtatgaggcgactaaaatgccgggagcaatgggctagtaaccccttctcctgtatacaattactaaaaaagagaagaagaaaaactttataaaactgggttgcttaaatgtgcgtggatgtagtgcggatgacaagaaacagatgattgctgatgttatgaatgaaaagaagttggatgtcctggccctaagcgaaacaaagctgaagggggtaggagagtttcagtggggggaaataaatgggattaaatctggagtatctgagagagttagagcaaaggaaggggtagcagtaatgttaaatgatcagttatggaaggagaaaagagaatatgaatgtgtaaattcaagaattatgtggattaaagtaaaggttggatgcgagaagtgggtcataataagcgtgtatgcacctggagaagagaggaatgcagaggagagagagagattttgggagatgttaagtgaatgtataggagcctttgaaccaagtgagagagtaattgtggtaggggacttgaatgctaaagtaggagaaacttttagagagggtgtggtaggtaagtttggggtgccaggtgtaaatgataatgggagccctttgattgaactttgtatagaaaggggtttagttataggtaatacatattttaagaaaaagaggataaataagtatacacgatatgatgtagggcgaaatgacagtagtttgttggattatgtattggtagataaaagactgttgagtagacttcaggatgtacatgtttatagaggggccacagatatatcagatcactttctagttgtagctacactgagagtaaaaggtagatgggatacaaggagaatagaagcatcagggaagagagaggtgaaggtttataaactaaaagaggaggcagttagggtaagatataaacagctattggaggatagatgggctaatgagagcataggcaatggggtcgaagaggtatggggtaggtttaaaaatgtagtgttagagtgttcagcagaagtttgtggttacaggaaagtgggtgcaggagggaagaggagcgattggtggaatgatgatgtaaagagagtagtaagggagaaaaagttagcatatgagaagtttttacaaagtagaagtgatgcaaggagggaagagtatatggagaaaaagagagaagttaagagagtggtgaagcaatgtaaaaagagagcaaatgagagagtgggtgagatgttatcaacaaattttgttgaaaataagaaaaagttttggagtgagattaacaagttaagaaagcctagagaacaaatggatttgtcagttaaaaataggagaggagagttattaaatggagagttagaggtattgggaagatggaaggaatattttgaggaattgttaaatgttgatgaagatagggaagctgtgatttcgtgtatagggcggGGAGGAGTAACATCTTGTgggagtgaggaggagccagttgtgagtgtgggggaagttcgtgaggcagtaggtaaaatgaaagggggtaaggcagccgggattgatgggataaagatagaaatgttaaaagcaggtggggatatagttttggagtggttggtgcaattatttaataaatgtatggaagaaggtaaggtacctagggattggcagagagcatgcatagttcctttgtataaaggcaaaggggataaaagagagtgcaaaaattatagggggataagtctgttgagtgtacctggtaaagtgtatggtagagttataattgaaagaattaagagtaagacggagaataggatagcagatgaacaaggaggctttaggaaaggtagggggtgtgtggaccaggtgtttacagtgaaacatataagtgaacagtatttagataaggctaaagaggtctttgtggcatttatggatttggaaaaggcgtatgacagggtggataggggggcaatgtggcagatgttgcaagtgtatggtgtaggaggtaggttactgaaa encodes the following:
- the LOC128693745 gene encoding uncharacterized protein; this encodes MTEKLCLRERIEEIWRAGEELGLTCTDIDNVFTSVFREEREKEAIRANSQNLKDNNGGKKRGLWKVGSYLKMATKFIVCFALLCTVIFLVISLHNPTRKFVTRNIQDMIYPVMTMLRYIALPLLAKYPYLTQWYSEECLVANTFFDQLNINCTSCSENLQLVKVSDLSNFTDVYYNNGQVLIVTDAVLHETSWMDLAEKIDINQEAELGALKVFFSKSEVNANYLQQIVKREAISSDIHIEWKINKLETLHIVRQIFPRLYFIPSETEVALYRFLFTDGPDSHSYHLPLTEFANVVLVQGEGSSSLTLFPSHHCENTCNSISVTLEATQVLFFNWIYWRPVRVGGRHISTLAMSSFY